The DNA region TTTTGCACTAGTGATGAATGGCGCACGGCGCTCACTCATGATTATGTTTATTATTGGAATTCTCGCAGGCTTCATTGGAGTCGTTGTTGGATCTATCTCCGGCTTTTACGGTAAAGGTGTCGATTCAGTACTTATGCGCTTAGTTGACTTCATCCAAACCGTCCCAATCATTATCATGGCGGCAGTTATCGGCAAGGCCTCTGGTCGGGTTGGTCCAGTTTTTTTAGCGCTCTTCCTAGGGTTACTCGTGTGGACTGGACTGGCTCGTTTGGTTCGCGCGCAGTTCTTGTCTCTGCGTGAAATGGAGTTTGTCGATGCCGCTCGTGTTGCTGGTGCATCAAATGCTCGAATTGCCTTTAAACATATCCTACCTAACGCAGTTGGTCAGATAATCGTTTCTGTGACCTTATTGATGGCTGGTGCTATTTTGACAGAGACTGCGCTCTCTTACCTTGGCTTCGGAGTAGTTGCTCCAGATGTGTCATTAGGTTTACTGATTAGCCAATACGAGTCCTCATTTACTACGCGACCTTGGCTTTTCTGGTGGCCAGGATTCTTCATTATTACAATTGCCTTATGCGTTAACTTTATTGGGGACGGACTGCGAGATGCATTTGATCCACGTCAGCGACGCCGAATTACTAAAAAGGATCGCCTTAAAGCTAAGTTCGAAGTAAAGGCAGGTTCATAAATATGAGTACTGAAAATGTTCTTGAGATATCGGATTTTAATGTTGATTTTTGGGTAGATGGTGTTTGGTATCCAGCTGTAATCGATATGAATCTTGGATTAGCCGCCGGCAAGGTAACTGCAATTGTGGGTGAATCAGGCTCTGGAAAATCCACAACTGCACTTGGTTTAATGTCTTTACTAGCCTCCAATGCACGGACTAATGGCAGTGTAAAGGTAAAGGGCGAAGAGATGGTCGATGCAAAATCCGCTATCCTACATAGGTTTCGTGGGCGTGAAGTAGCATATATTTTTCAGGAGCCAATGACCGCGCTCAACCCGCTGTACACGATAGGTTTTCAAATAATTGAGACCCTAAGGAATCACTTTGATATGGGACCAAAAGAAGCTCAAAAACGAGCTCTAGAGTTAATAGAAATGGTTGATATTCCAGAACCAGAGAAATCAATAAATAAATATCCCCATCAACTATCTGGTGGGCAACGGCAGCGGGCAATGATTGCACAGGCACTCGCATGCGATCCTGCATTGCTCATTGCCGATGAACCGACTACCGCCCTTGATGTAACGGTTCAAGCTGAAATTCTCGATTTAATGCGGGGGCTCAAAGATAAACTCAACTCCGCAATCTTGCTCATCACTCACGACATGGGAGTTGTGGCC from Candidatus Planktophila sp. includes:
- a CDS encoding ABC transporter permease, with product MKLFSRREKPMGEILSGGESAIANKEVEGLSLGQIVRRRFFRHRAAVIALFLLSSVIVFVMSALDTKIGPLRIPGWWRWTVEDIPDLRFEDCPGGTTGCPTLSINPLSNFGMGTHPFGQDDIGRDYFALVMNGARRSLMIMFIIGILAGFIGVVVGSISGFYGKGVDSVLMRLVDFIQTVPIIIMAAVIGKASGRVGPVFLALFLGLLVWTGLARLVRAQFLSLREMEFVDAARVAGASNARIAFKHILPNAVGQIIVSVTLLMAGAILTETALSYLGFGVVAPDVSLGLLISQYESSFTTRPWLFWWPGFFIITIALCVNFIGDGLRDAFDPRQRRRITKKDRLKAKFEVKAGS